A single genomic interval of Octopus bimaculoides isolate UCB-OBI-ISO-001 chromosome 22, ASM119413v2, whole genome shotgun sequence harbors:
- the LOC106867753 gene encoding uncharacterized protein LOC106867753: protein MVHAFIIHTLLPGSSLVLHSSTFRQDPLTSYEIKESGSRWHCVRQAQWQYVADVVHGEYQFRRTVSGRSLDEDLARATNIDNGLGLPELECGVLRLSEHAPYADEKVIVWYGAGTLAFSLVCDKTENRLIAEVILKHIVRYLQEYLLVFSQPSEILNKADCIIQILQQLIPDGLLLFRCQRVMRQLEKELDSSMKQVD, encoded by the exons ATGGTTCACGCCTTCAtcatccacacacttcttccaggTTCGAGTCTTGTGCTGCATTCGTCGACATTCCGCCAGGATCCTTTAACTTCGTATGAGATCAAGGAATCGGGAAGCCGATGGCATTGCGTCCGGCAGGCCCAGTGGCAGTATGTCGCAGATGTGGTTCATGGCGAATACCAGTTCCGAAGAACCGTATCGGGACGATCATTGGACGAAGATCTAGCCAGAGCCACCAACATCGACAATGGCTTGGGGCTACCCGAACTGGAGTGTGGTGTCCTCAGGTTATCCGAACACGCTCCCTATGCCGACGAGAAGGTCATCGTTTGGTACGGAGCTGGCACCCTGGCTTTCAGTTTGGTCTGCGATAAAACCGAGAACCGACTCATCGCCGAAGTTATTCTCAAACACATAGTTCGCTATCTCCAG gAATATCTGCTGGTGTTTAGCCAACCGTCAGAGATTCTAAACAAAGCCGACTGTATCATTCAGATTCTACAGCAGTTAATACCAGATGGCTTGTTATTATTTAGGTGTCAACGTGTTATGAGACAACTTGAGAAAGAACTTGATAGTTCAATGAAACAGGTGGACTGA